The following proteins are co-located in the Paludibaculum fermentans genome:
- a CDS encoding ATP-binding protein, with protein sequence MSAHRAPFGLTPGAAEILRADASLSEEEYGYVHLSPEWRAELLDPAGWTTVLETFARTMKLAVALSDPEGRLLGECHNPQPVWTLAQSGQGKSGDSVCPFCLLSAGQHCRAAEEALKTNGVSMVQDQAGLAHIAVPLCLGSQHLGTLIAGQVFCRYPEPLRLQRVARDRQVSPQELWAMAIHQVPIAPPTLQLYAGLLMALGQAFLGQRYAAILQRRLAQTSQRYRLFFDGVKDYALLTVDPTGRITSWNSGAERLFGYREGEVMGQDASLLSAADGVPAEGLQQPMSEADASGWVEWESWRVRNDGTRFLGTSVLASLGHGETREYGVLIRDVTELRRSAQELQQAQKMEGIGVLAGGIAHDFNNLLTGVMGSLTLVKDNLSPDDSAYPIIEIAERSSVRAAELVAQLLAYAGKGKFVISRFDLSALISEMLPLIAASIPKTVRMELELKPELPWMEADASQIRQVVMNLIINGAEAIGEEGGTVRVTTGLVGEGADIFLQVKDTGSGMSETTKAQIFDPFFSTKFTGRGLGLAVVSGIVRGHKGALQVDSIPGKGTTFTVSFPAVPAGILRVADAPLSKVPRGTGTILIADDEPSLTQLAGLILKQSGYTVLVAADGHEAVDLFRQHAGEIRAVLLDMTMPVMGGQTALGLIRAIRPEVPIVLSSGYSETFAREELASEVTAGFLQKPYTAAQLLKGIQQAIQQDH encoded by the coding sequence ATGAGTGCACACCGAGCTCCCTTCGGCCTCACCCCTGGCGCGGCTGAGATCCTCAGGGCAGATGCCAGCCTTTCCGAGGAGGAGTATGGCTATGTCCATCTCTCTCCGGAATGGCGTGCCGAGCTGTTGGATCCGGCCGGCTGGACCACGGTGCTGGAGACGTTTGCCCGCACCATGAAACTGGCCGTGGCACTGTCCGACCCGGAGGGGCGCCTGCTGGGCGAGTGCCACAATCCGCAGCCCGTTTGGACCCTGGCGCAGAGCGGCCAGGGGAAGTCCGGCGATTCCGTGTGCCCCTTCTGTCTATTGAGCGCCGGGCAGCACTGCCGAGCGGCCGAAGAGGCCCTGAAGACAAATGGCGTGTCGATGGTGCAGGACCAGGCCGGACTGGCTCATATCGCGGTGCCTCTGTGCCTGGGCAGCCAGCACTTGGGCACGCTGATTGCGGGGCAGGTCTTCTGCCGCTACCCCGAGCCTTTGCGGCTGCAACGGGTGGCCAGAGACCGGCAGGTCTCGCCGCAGGAGTTATGGGCAATGGCGATCCACCAGGTACCCATAGCGCCGCCCACGCTTCAGCTGTATGCGGGCTTGCTGATGGCGCTGGGCCAGGCGTTTCTGGGGCAGCGCTATGCGGCGATCCTGCAAAGACGACTGGCCCAGACGAGCCAGCGGTACCGCTTGTTCTTTGACGGCGTCAAGGACTACGCCCTGCTCACGGTGGACCCGACCGGCCGGATCACCAGTTGGAACAGTGGCGCGGAGCGACTGTTTGGCTACCGCGAGGGCGAGGTGATGGGCCAGGACGCCAGCCTTCTTTCGGCCGCCGACGGCGTGCCCGCCGAGGGACTGCAGCAGCCGATGTCCGAGGCGGATGCTTCCGGCTGGGTGGAATGGGAGAGCTGGCGCGTGCGGAACGACGGTACGCGCTTCCTGGGCACCAGCGTCCTGGCTTCATTGGGACACGGCGAGACGCGAGAGTACGGAGTCTTGATTCGCGATGTGACCGAGCTCCGCCGCTCCGCCCAGGAACTGCAGCAGGCCCAGAAGATGGAAGGCATCGGGGTTCTGGCCGGCGGCATCGCCCACGACTTCAACAACCTGCTGACGGGCGTCATGGGCAGCCTGACGCTGGTGAAGGACAACCTGTCTCCGGACGACTCCGCCTATCCGATCATCGAGATCGCTGAGCGCTCCAGCGTCCGGGCGGCCGAACTGGTGGCGCAGTTGTTGGCGTATGCCGGCAAGGGCAAGTTCGTGATCAGCCGCTTCGACTTGTCGGCGCTGATCTCGGAGATGCTGCCGCTGATTGCCGCCAGCATCCCCAAGACGGTCCGGATGGAACTCGAACTCAAGCCGGAGCTGCCCTGGATGGAAGCGGACGCCAGCCAGATCCGCCAGGTGGTGATGAACCTGATCATCAACGGCGCGGAGGCGATTGGCGAGGAAGGCGGCACCGTCCGGGTGACAACCGGCCTCGTGGGCGAGGGAGCGGACATCTTCCTGCAGGTGAAGGACACGGGATCCGGCATGAGTGAGACCACGAAGGCCCAGATCTTCGACCCGTTCTTCTCGACGAAGTTCACCGGGCGCGGCCTGGGGCTGGCCGTCGTATCGGGCATTGTACGCGGCCACAAGGGCGCATTGCAGGTGGATAGCATTCCCGGCAAAGGGACAACGTTCACGGTCTCCTTCCCGGCGGTGCCGGCGGGTATCCTGCGGGTGGCCGATGCGCCGTTGTCGAAGGTTCCACGGGGTACCGGAACGATCTTGATTGCCGACGACGAGCCGTCCCTCACACAGTTGGCCGGACTCATTCTGAAGCAATCCGGGTATACCGTGCTGGTTGCCGCGGACGGACACGAAGCCGTCGACCTCTTCCGGCAGCATGCGGGAGAGATCCGGGCGGTGTTGCTGGACATGACCATGCCCGTGATGGGCGGCCAGACGGCATTGGGATTGATCCGGGCGATCCGGCCCGAAGTGCCCATCGTGCTATCGAGCGGATATAGCGAGACGTTCGCACGCGAGGAACTGGCCAGCGAGGTGACGGCCGGATTCCTGCAGAAGCCGTACACCGCAGCCCAGCTTTTGAAGGGCATCCAGCAGGCGATCCAGCAGGACCACTAG
- a CDS encoding PEP-CTERM sorting domain-containing protein — protein sequence MKFSLARLCSQHLLLAVCLLLVVAAVPSHAATVVLYPFSANFSASVVGSGVTENLDTSHILSGTSVGNDGFGVVLEAYPNSGSTSAGLALINNSFFAVTLGLTPVTLGQLHVAYEVGKGGSSDPRGYFVRSSLDGYTSDLINQVLPGGSAAAPALQSFDLDASAENAITFRFYLYTPNPGGNSVDFRNLLVTTSSTLPSGNPVPEPTTWALSGLGLAAVAAWRRRRA from the coding sequence GTGAAATTCAGTCTCGCCCGCCTCTGTTCGCAGCACTTGCTGTTAGCAGTTTGCCTGTTGCTGGTAGTAGCAGCAGTACCCAGTCATGCGGCAACCGTTGTTCTTTACCCTTTCAGCGCGAACTTCAGCGCCAGCGTCGTTGGTTCCGGGGTAACGGAGAACCTGGATACCTCCCACATTCTGTCTGGCACCAGTGTTGGCAACGACGGCTTCGGCGTGGTGCTGGAGGCCTATCCGAATAGCGGCAGTACATCGGCGGGCCTCGCACTGATCAACAACAGTTTCTTCGCTGTCACGCTCGGCCTCACGCCGGTGACGTTAGGCCAACTGCATGTGGCGTATGAAGTCGGCAAGGGCGGATCCTCGGACCCGCGCGGCTACTTCGTTCGTTCCAGCCTGGACGGTTACACTTCGGATCTCATCAACCAGGTTTTGCCGGGGGGCTCAGCGGCCGCACCCGCGCTGCAGTCTTTCGATCTCGATGCGTCGGCAGAGAATGCCATCACCTTCCGGTTTTACCTCTACACGCCGAATCCCGGAGGCAATTCCGTGGATTTCCGGAACCTGCTGGTCACCACTTCCTCCACCCTGCCGAGTGGCAACCCGGTCCCGGAGCCCACAACTTGGGCATTGAGCGGACTGGGGCTGGCCGCCGTGGCCGCCTGGCGCCGCCGGCGAGCCTAG
- a CDS encoding transposase, protein MPRSARFIAPGVAHHITQRGIDRQSVFHSRRDRLTYLSLLREQAAVSNLPILAYCLMANHIHLIAVPHEAPVLAEVMQRVHGRYAQYLNARRGRCGHLWQNRFNSCPLWGRSRWPKRQTRTRPGFACPAGICCTRRWPSR, encoded by the coding sequence ATGCCTCGATCCGCTCGATTCATTGCGCCCGGTGTAGCGCATCACATTACTCAACGTGGTATCGACCGCCAGTCGGTGTTCCATTCCCGCCGTGACCGGCTGACCTACCTGAGTTTATTAAGGGAACAGGCGGCCGTCAGCAACCTCCCGATTCTGGCTTATTGCCTGATGGCCAATCACATACACCTGATTGCCGTACCGCACGAGGCGCCCGTCCTAGCTGAAGTCATGCAGCGAGTGCACGGCCGGTACGCACAGTATCTGAACGCTCGCCGGGGTCGTTGTGGGCACCTTTGGCAGAACCGTTTCAATTCCTGTCCGTTGTGGGGGCGGTCCCGGTGGCCGAAACGGCAAACCAGGACGCGCCCTGGATTCGCATGCCCAGCGGGAATCTGCTGCACGCGGCGCTGGCCGAGCAGGTGA
- a CDS encoding RHS repeat-associated core domain-containing protein translates to MEFTRDGYLNATEERQYDYGDLTTPARRAWKVMDTTMASQGMYDRVQSVGVTAGTQTVTSAQFKYDGAGSADCGSSSVALTDATGITFHDSAFGTTKTDRGLPTWVSQLGKPNVCVSYDIAGNVIRSREPLTSKEVAFSLTAATKYALPAVTTPNNNTNLATSYQWNQMLGLTQTTGANGATSSFTYDSIQRPATATNAHGGITEYNYWTNTTSSSSAVGITSTDFDGFGRVVQTRLGVTGSTLSIKDTQYAPCACSPTGKLKRVSMPYVPGVTPKYTEYTYDGRGRTVTVTLPDGAGETTYLYEGNTVKVTSPVRDTNKPIWKKYRMDAFGNLVHVTEPNPAYIPGGSEPQEVETDYTYNLFNQLRTVTMTRGATTQTRTFNYNSLFQLTSVIQPETGTTTYTYGADGQVATKTDATGVVTMYGRDGYGRLVGVYVKPVGWTNYDYTQSPTYFYDNGVNAQGRLSTVTLGPVVETYEYSVGGLITKKKVEFQNNDTPLEANYTYDTEGRMASMKYPDVYNLNGTVAETGRTLTYFYDPMGVSALRDSTYPIAPGSRAGALRNAAAQITQMVVYKPDGTSDTESFTYNGLGQLTQASGRGSNIEYRYSATANDGRITSRKDNVSGEEVSYQYDQLGRLIAASTTGPEWGLEWVYDGFGNRLQQNRTKGTGPSAVFTVDPATNRMTGTGMTYDANGNMTGFGTGSGTATYDLFNRMATVTTGNGAEGYMYSAANQRIQITRPTGTVETFFYGLGGELLGVYQRGTKANGHKYFSSASIRVWFSGRLIGSGANSMVTDRLGSVVKSGTESLSYYPYGEQQSGNASADREKFATYTRDGVSSLDYAQNRYYSPQFGRFTTADPYQGIRMGENPQSWNMYAYVANDPVNYLDPRGLNMRAPGGPCPAEYQSCDPFECDPMFEYCPGGGTPGYEPSPAPAEEPDPPYSAFAATQRARADLGKKDCFELLGFSSADAAQKWFDRLKFNYLHLGNIVVNNGVPADKPAAANTKGFGTININLDYNNWDDFSHLTTSTGRPYNFLGYMNRALLTRLSSSQLGEMIIIHELRHQVTIEKTSDAETRKANLEIVHKCLY, encoded by the coding sequence GTGGAATTCACTCGCGACGGATACTTGAATGCCACGGAAGAGCGCCAGTATGACTACGGGGATCTGACCACGCCGGCCCGGCGCGCCTGGAAGGTGATGGATACCACCATGGCGAGCCAGGGCATGTATGACCGCGTGCAGAGCGTCGGGGTGACGGCGGGAACGCAGACGGTGACTTCGGCCCAGTTTAAGTACGACGGCGCGGGCAGCGCGGATTGCGGCAGTTCCAGCGTGGCGTTGACCGATGCGACAGGTATCACCTTCCATGATTCAGCCTTTGGAACAACAAAGACGGATCGCGGCCTGCCGACCTGGGTTTCCCAGTTAGGCAAGCCCAATGTGTGCGTCAGTTACGACATCGCCGGCAACGTGATCCGGTCGCGAGAGCCGCTGACCTCGAAGGAGGTGGCGTTCTCACTGACGGCGGCTACGAAATATGCCCTTCCCGCGGTGACGACGCCTAACAACAACACGAATCTCGCCACCTCTTACCAGTGGAACCAGATGCTTGGGTTGACTCAGACGACCGGCGCGAACGGAGCGACGTCGTCGTTTACCTACGATTCCATCCAGCGGCCAGCGACGGCCACAAATGCGCACGGCGGGATTACCGAGTATAACTACTGGACCAACACAACCAGCTCGAGTTCCGCGGTTGGCATCACCTCCACGGACTTCGATGGATTCGGCAGAGTGGTCCAGACCCGACTTGGAGTCACTGGTTCGACTCTCTCGATCAAGGACACGCAATATGCGCCCTGTGCCTGCTCGCCCACCGGCAAACTGAAGCGAGTCTCTATGCCCTACGTGCCGGGTGTGACACCGAAGTACACGGAGTACACCTACGATGGACGCGGCAGAACGGTGACAGTGACCCTGCCTGATGGCGCGGGGGAGACCACTTACCTCTACGAAGGGAATACAGTGAAGGTGACGTCGCCGGTTCGGGATACGAATAAGCCGATCTGGAAGAAATACAGGATGGATGCCTTTGGCAACCTGGTGCACGTGACCGAACCGAATCCGGCCTATATCCCGGGAGGTAGCGAGCCGCAGGAGGTGGAAACCGACTATACCTACAATCTTTTCAATCAACTCCGGACCGTGACGATGACGCGCGGGGCGACGACGCAGACTCGCACGTTTAACTACAATTCGCTGTTCCAGTTGACGAGCGTGATTCAGCCGGAAACAGGCACAACTACCTACACCTACGGGGCGGATGGCCAAGTGGCAACGAAGACGGACGCCACAGGTGTCGTGACGATGTACGGGCGAGACGGCTATGGCCGGCTGGTGGGCGTGTATGTGAAGCCAGTCGGATGGACGAATTATGACTACACCCAGTCGCCGACCTACTTCTACGACAATGGTGTAAATGCGCAGGGGCGGCTGAGCACGGTGACGTTGGGTCCAGTGGTGGAAACGTACGAATACTCGGTGGGCGGTCTCATCACGAAGAAGAAAGTGGAATTCCAGAACAACGACACACCGTTGGAGGCGAACTACACGTATGACACCGAGGGGCGCATGGCGTCCATGAAGTATCCAGATGTCTACAACCTCAATGGGACAGTAGCAGAGACGGGACGGACCCTGACCTATTTCTACGACCCAATGGGAGTGTCGGCCTTACGCGACTCTACATATCCGATTGCGCCCGGCAGTCGGGCCGGTGCGCTGCGAAATGCGGCTGCGCAGATTACCCAGATGGTGGTGTACAAGCCGGATGGGACCTCCGACACTGAGTCGTTCACCTACAACGGTCTGGGACAGTTGACGCAGGCGTCAGGGCGCGGATCGAACATCGAGTATCGATACTCGGCGACCGCCAACGACGGGCGGATCACCTCGCGGAAAGACAACGTGAGTGGCGAAGAGGTCTCCTATCAATACGATCAGTTGGGGCGTTTGATCGCGGCTTCGACGACGGGACCGGAGTGGGGCCTCGAGTGGGTCTATGATGGCTTTGGCAATCGCCTGCAGCAGAACAGGACGAAGGGCACGGGGCCGTCGGCCGTATTCACTGTCGACCCGGCGACGAACCGGATGACCGGAACAGGCATGACCTACGACGCCAACGGAAACATGACGGGCTTCGGGACCGGTTCGGGCACGGCGACCTACGACCTCTTCAACCGGATGGCGACCGTGACGACGGGCAACGGAGCCGAGGGGTACATGTACTCGGCAGCGAATCAGCGGATTCAGATCACGCGCCCGACGGGAACGGTGGAGACGTTCTTTTACGGCCTCGGAGGAGAGTTGCTGGGCGTGTACCAGCGAGGCACGAAGGCGAACGGGCACAAGTACTTCTCGTCGGCGTCGATCCGGGTTTGGTTCTCTGGCCGGTTGATCGGCAGCGGAGCAAACTCCATGGTGACCGACAGACTCGGGAGTGTGGTGAAAAGCGGGACTGAGTCCTTGAGCTACTACCCCTATGGGGAACAGCAGTCGGGGAACGCCAGCGCTGACCGCGAGAAGTTTGCGACATATACCCGGGACGGGGTTAGTAGCCTCGATTACGCTCAGAATCGATATTACTCACCGCAGTTTGGGCGGTTCACAACGGCGGATCCATATCAGGGAATCAGAATGGGGGAGAATCCTCAAAGTTGGAATATGTATGCGTATGTGGCGAATGACCCGGTGAATTATCTAGATCCACGGGGATTGAATATGAGAGCTCCCGGAGGGCCTTGTCCCGCCGAGTACCAGAGTTGCGACCCATTTGAATGTGACCCGATGTTTGAGTATTGCCCCGGGGGAGGGACACCCGGATACGAGCCGTCACCGGCTCCTGCTGAGGAGCCGGATCCTCCATACAGTGCGTTCGCCGCCACCCAGCGCGCGCGTGCTGATCTCGGGAAGAAGGACTGCTTCGAATTGCTCGGTTTTAGTAGTGCTGATGCGGCACAGAAATGGTTCGACAGGTTGAAATTCAACTACCTCCACCTGGGGAATATAGTCGTCAATAACGGAGTTCCCGCTGACAAGCCAGCTGCGGCGAATACAAAGGGCTTCGGCACGATTAATATCAACCTCGACTACAATAACTGGGATGATTTCTCGCATCTAACAACCAGTACGGGTCGTCCATATAACTTTCTCGGATATATGAACAGGGCTTTGCTTACTCGCTTGAGCTCCTCTCAGCTTGGTGAAATGATCATTATTCACGAACTCCGTCATCAAGTGACAATAGAAAAAACAAGCGACGCTGAGACTAGAAAAGCAAACTTGGAGATTGTCCACAAATGCCTTTATTGA
- a CDS encoding alpha/beta hydrolase: MPEAGATYYLPQDVPHGQVREIWYNSKVTGTWRHALVYTPPGYDAQIKERYPVLYLQHGGGEDESGWTRQGRANFILDNLIAARKAKPMLVVMANGYARRAGQTVPDLRGKGFGSPR, encoded by the coding sequence GTGCCTGAGGCCGGAGCCACCTACTACTTGCCACAGGATGTTCCGCACGGGCAGGTGCGCGAGATCTGGTACAACTCCAAGGTCACCGGCACCTGGCGTCATGCTTTGGTCTACACGCCCCCGGGCTATGACGCGCAGATCAAGGAACGCTACCCGGTGCTCTATCTCCAGCACGGCGGCGGCGAGGACGAGTCCGGCTGGACACGGCAGGGCAGAGCCAATTTCATCCTCGACAACCTGATCGCCGCCCGCAAAGCAAAGCCGATGCTGGTGGTGATGGCGAACGGTTACGCGCGCCGCGCCGGCCAGACGGTGCCCGATCTCCGCGGAAAAGGGTTTGGCTCCCCGAGATGA
- a CDS encoding alpha/beta hydrolase — protein MRKVMQDMMTAFEDDVTQALIPYIDSNFRTLTTREHRAMAGLSMGGMQTFHVTFNHLDLFTYIGGFSGAANAFAAGSDKLDTKTAFNGAMADPAAFAKRVHLLWFGVGTTEPERMRQGIQKLHASLEEAKIQHVYYESPGTDHEWQTWRRDLQ, from the coding sequence ATGAGAAAGGTGATGCAGGACATGATGACGGCGTTCGAGGACGACGTCACCCAGGCGCTCATCCCGTACATCGATTCCAACTTCCGCACCCTGACCACGCGCGAGCATCGCGCCATGGCCGGTCTCTCCATGGGCGGCATGCAGACCTTCCACGTGACCTTCAATCACCTCGACCTGTTCACCTACATCGGCGGCTTCAGCGGAGCGGCCAATGCCTTCGCGGCGGGCAGCGACAAACTCGACACGAAGACCGCGTTCAATGGAGCCATGGCCGACCCGGCCGCCTTTGCGAAACGCGTCCACCTGCTCTGGTTCGGCGTCGGCACCACTGAGCCGGAGCGCATGCGGCAGGGCATCCAGAAACTGCACGCCTCCCTCGAGGAGGCCAAGATCCAGCACGTCTACTACGAGTCGCCCGGCACGGATCACGAATGGCAGACCTGGCGCCGCGACCTCCAGTAG
- a CDS encoding transposase, protein MPRIARCVAPGAAHHITQRGTARQLVFRTRTDRLVYLDLLREQAGFADVSVLAYCLMPNHIHVIAVPPEEDSLAILLRRVYGRFAQYFNARRARCGHLWQNRFYSCPMGPSHLWTAIRYVESNPMRAGLAEQPVDYEWSSAEAHFSGHDRRRLLDMEFFRRSGGVENWRQLFGMPEPEAEYRRLRQSTHAGQPLGDESFRESVRFQQQARKAPGAEGTSHPHEEARTLAAC, encoded by the coding sequence ATGCCCCGGATTGCCCGATGCGTTGCGCCCGGCGCGGCCCACCACATCACTCAGCGCGGAACCGCGCGCCAACTTGTCTTCCGTACTCGGACCGATCGCCTGGTTTATCTGGATCTCCTGCGTGAGCAGGCGGGCTTTGCGGACGTCTCGGTTCTCGCTTACTGCTTAATGCCCAATCACATACACGTGATCGCGGTCCCTCCGGAAGAGGACTCCCTGGCCATCCTGCTGCGGCGGGTGTATGGTCGCTTCGCGCAGTATTTCAATGCCCGGCGCGCTCGCTGCGGGCATCTCTGGCAGAACCGCTTTTATTCCTGTCCGATGGGTCCTTCTCATCTTTGGACCGCCATCCGGTATGTCGAATCAAATCCTATGCGGGCAGGCCTGGCGGAGCAACCGGTCGACTACGAGTGGTCGAGCGCGGAGGCTCATTTCAGCGGCCACGACCGCCGCCGTCTCCTCGATATGGAGTTCTTCCGGCGGTCTGGAGGAGTCGAGAATTGGCGGCAGTTGTTTGGGATGCCGGAGCCGGAAGCGGAGTATCGCCGCCTTCGGCAGTCGACACACGCCGGCCAACCCCTTGGTGATGAGTCGTTTCGCGAGAGCGTTCGCTTTCAGCAGCAGGCGCGCAAAGCGCCAGGCGCCGAAGGGACCAGTCACCCTCACGAAGAGGCGCGGACCTTGGCCGCCTGTTGA
- a CDS encoding IS3 family transposase: MEWMCWLARVSRAGYYRAWQAAEPDSEEMELRDHIQRIALANRFYGYRRVARQLKDEGRLVNRKRVARLMRLDNLLAVRRKAFRPPTTDSKHGLHIHLNLAARMKVTGPNQLWIADITYIRLKGEFVFLAVVLDAWSRKVIGWNLSRSLQSEMALKALCQALEARKPAAGLVHHSDRGIQYATEDYYKALKKHGVVPSMSRARNPWDNATCESFMKTLKAEEVNGKAYRNMEELQAQIGPFLNEYYNKRRLHSSLGYSTPEKFEELNSSAAPLAAVLEFYKA; encoded by the coding sequence GTGGAATGGATGTGTTGGCTGGCCCGGGTCAGCCGGGCCGGTTACTACCGGGCCTGGCAGGCCGCTGAGCCAGACAGCGAAGAAATGGAGCTTCGGGATCACATCCAGCGCATCGCCCTGGCGAATCGCTTTTACGGTTACCGGCGGGTAGCGCGCCAGTTGAAGGACGAAGGCCGGCTGGTCAATCGCAAGCGGGTCGCCCGTCTGATGAGGCTCGATAATCTGCTCGCGGTTCGGCGCAAGGCGTTTCGGCCGCCGACCACGGACAGCAAGCATGGACTGCACATCCACCTCAATCTGGCGGCTCGAATGAAAGTAACGGGCCCCAATCAGTTGTGGATAGCCGACATCACATACATCCGACTGAAAGGTGAATTCGTCTTTCTGGCCGTGGTGTTGGACGCCTGGTCAAGAAAAGTCATCGGCTGGAATCTGAGCCGTTCCTTGCAGTCCGAAATGGCGCTGAAGGCGCTATGTCAAGCCCTGGAGGCTCGTAAGCCGGCAGCCGGATTAGTCCACCATTCTGACCGCGGTATTCAGTACGCGACAGAAGACTACTACAAGGCGCTGAAGAAGCATGGAGTCGTGCCGAGCATGAGCCGAGCCCGCAACCCGTGGGACAACGCCACCTGTGAGAGCTTCATGAAAACGCTCAAGGCCGAGGAGGTGAATGGAAAAGCCTACCGCAATATGGAAGAATTGCAGGCTCAGATAGGGCCCTTTCTGAATGAGTATTACAACAAGCGGCGGCTGCACTCCTCTTTGGGATACAGTACTCCTGAGAAGTTCGAGGAACTCAACAGTTCGGCCGCACCGCTGGCGGCCGTGCTTGAGTTTTACAAGGCATGA
- a CDS encoding transposase produces MPRPLKYSPEFRRDALERMKAGTNVTQLARDLGIRRKFLYLWKDQAEQLAADLKRSGKAARPAEPESPAEQKLRRKVESLELLVARQAQELDFFRGALQHIEERRRKREAISEVESTTKSGQ; encoded by the coding sequence ATGCCCCGACCGCTCAAATACTCGCCGGAGTTCCGGCGAGACGCTCTGGAACGAATGAAGGCCGGCACCAACGTGACGCAGTTGGCGCGGGATCTCGGCATTCGTCGCAAGTTCCTTTACCTTTGGAAAGACCAGGCCGAGCAACTGGCGGCCGATCTGAAGCGCTCCGGCAAGGCTGCACGTCCGGCAGAACCCGAGTCTCCCGCAGAACAGAAACTCCGTCGCAAGGTGGAGTCTTTGGAACTCCTGGTTGCACGGCAAGCGCAGGAACTGGATTTTTTCAGAGGTGCCTTGCAGCACATCGAGGAACGACGCCGGAAACGCGAGGCGATTTCCGAGGTGGAGTCTACGACCAAATCCGGGCAGTAG